The window TCAGCCGGGCGGGCTGCGACAGCGCCGTCGAGCAGGTGCTGCGATCCGGCATCAGCCTCACGACCGCCGAGGAGCGCGAGGAGATCCGCTGGATCGTCGAGGAGCGGTGCCGAACGCTGCTCGACGAGGATCTCGCGATCCTCGGCTACTGGGGCTGGCTCGACGGGCTCGAGCGAGGCGTCGCGGCGCACCACGCGGGGCTCCTGCCCGCGTTCAAGGAGGTCGTCGAGGAGCTGTTCCAGCGCAAGCTCGTGAAGATCGTCTTCGCGACCGAGACGCTCGCGCTCGGCATCAACATGCCCGCGCGCACGGTCGTGCTGGAGCGCCTCGAGAAGTTCAACGGCGAGGCCCGGGTCCCGATCACGCCGGGCGAGTACACGCAGCTCACGGGCCGCGCCGGCCGGCGCGGCATCGACACGGAGGGTCACGCGGTCGTGCAGTGGCGCGAGGGCATGTCGCCGCAGGCGATCGCCTCCCTCGCCTCGCGCCGCACGTATCCCCTCAACTCGAGCTTCCGGCCGACGTACAACATGACGGTGAACCTGCTCGAACGCTTCGGACGTGATCGTGCACGCGACGTCCTCGAGTCGAGCTTCGCGCAGTTCCAGGCGGATCGAGCGGTCGTCGACCTGGCCCGCCGGGCGAAGCAGCAGCGTGAATCGCTCGCCGGCTATGCGGAGGCCATGGAGTGTCACGTCGGCGACTTCGTCGAGTACTCCCGCATCCGTCGCGAGCTCACCGACCTCGAGCGAAAGCGCGTCCCCGCGGACGAGCCGCGCATGCACGAGGCACGAGAGCGACGCACGGCGCGGCTCGACGAGCTGCGCACGCAGATGCGGCACCATCCCTGCCACGCGTGCCCCGAGCGCGAACAGCACGCCCGCTGGGCCGAGCGCTACTGGCGGCTCAAGCACGACACGGATGCGATCGTGCGGCAGATCGAGGCACGGACGGGTGCCGTCGCGGCACTCTTCGACCGCCTGACCGAGCTGCTCCTCGAGCGCGGCTACGTGAAGCGGGACGAGGACGGGAACCTCGTCGTCGGTGCGAACGGCCGCATGCTCGCGCGCATCTACGGCGAACGCGATCTGCTCGTCGCGGAGTGCCTGCGCCGGCGGGTGTGGTCGAAGCTCGACGCGGCGTCGCTCGCCGCGATGGCCGCCGCGCTCGTGTTCGAGCCGCGACGTGACGTCGACGAACCGCTCGAGCACCAGCTGCCGCGCGGCCCGTTCCGTGAGGCCCTCGCGCGCACGACGGAGATCCACGAGGACCTCGACGCGCTCGAAGAGCGTCACCGCGTTCCCCGCTCACCCGATCTCGCGCTCGGGCTCGCCCCGGCGATGTACCACTGGGCGCGCGGGCGACGGCTCGAGGACGTCCTCGACCGGGCCGGCCTCGCAGCGGGCGACTTCGTCCGCTGGTCGAAGATGGTGCTCGACCTGCTCGATCAGATCGAGCAGGTGACGACGGGCGCGCTGTCCGAGACGGCGAGGCACGCGGGCGATCTCGTGCGACGCGGCATCGTCGCACACTCGAGCGTCGGCTCGTGAGGCGCGATCCGCTGCGCCTGCCCCCGCTGCAGGCGCTGCTCGCGGGTGTCAGCGGCGGCATCATCCTGTCCTTCGCGTTCCCGGATCGCGGTTGGTGGCCGTGCGCGTTCCTCGGGGTCGCGTTCGTCCTGCTCGCGCTCCGAGGCCGCAGCGGCCCCGGCGCACTGGTCGTCGGGTTCGCGACGGGGCTCGCGTTCTACCTGCCGCTCATCTCGTGGGCGTCGCTCTTTCTCGGCCCCGTGCCGTACTCCGCCCTCTCGGTCGTCGAGTCGCTCTTCTGGGCCGCGGGCTCGCTCCTCATCACGCTCGCCTACCGTCGACTCCCGGGCACGGTAGCCGGGTCGGGCCCCGTCGTCGCCGTCGCCGTCGCGGGCCTGTGGACGCTGCGGGAGGCGATCGCGAGCACCTGGCCGTACGGCGGGTTCGCGTGGGGGAGGGTCGCCCAGTCGCAGTCCGCGAGTCCGTTCGCCGAACTCGTGTCCTGGCTCGGCCTCTCGGGCCTCTCGTTCGTCATCGTGCTCGTCGTCGCCCTGCTGCTCGAGGCACTCGCCGGCGCCGTCGCGCCGCCCGCAGTCGTGCCGCCACGCGTCGTCCCGGCCGACGCCGTCCCGTCACCCGTCGCCGCCCGACGCGCGGGCGCGTCCGACCGCGCGGTCCGCGCCCTCGCGGCCGCGGCGGCACTCGCCGTGCTCGCGGCGATCCCCGTGTTCCCGACCACGCAGACGGGCACGTTCCGCGTCGCCGCGGTGCAGGGTGACACCCCCGAGGCCGGCTACTTCGCGCCGGGGGAGCGAGGTGACGTCGTCCGTGCCCACCTCGAGACGACCTCGACGATCCCGTCCGATGCGAAGGTGCAGGCGATCCTGTGGCCCGAGGGCTCGGCCGACGTGAGTCCGGTCTACGACCGGGGCGTCGCGTTCGCGCTCACGCGGCTCGCGGAACGCTACGGTGCTCCCGTCGTCGCGAACACCGTGACCGTCGTGCGCGGCGAGACCGAGGACGACGACCGCTACTACAACACGCAGTTCGTGTGGACGGCCGACGGCGAGATGGCCGACGAGGCGTCGAAGCAGCATCCCATCCCGTTCGGCGAGTACATCCCCGATCGTGACTTCTGGTACCCGCTCGCGCCGGACCTCATCGGACTCGTCCAGCGCGGCTACACGCCCGGCGACGGCCCGGCCGTCCTCGACGTCGACGGGACGCGCATCGGTTCGTTCATCTGCTTCGACATCGTCGACGATCGCGTGATCCGGGACGCCGTCGAGGCCGGTGCGGGAGTCCTGTTCACCCCGACGAACAACGCCGACTTCGGTGACACACCGGAGCTCGCGCAGCAGCTCGCCTTCGCGCGATTGCGGGCGATGGAGACGGGTCGCGCGATCGTGCAGGTGTCGACCGTCGGCGACAGCGCGGTCTACGCCCCGGACGGCACCGAGCTCGCCGCGCTCGAGCGGTTCGAAGCGGGGGTCATGATCGTCGACCTCCCCGTCATGTCGGGGATCACGCCCGCCGTCGCGGCCGGGCGAGCGATCGAGTTCCTGCTCGCGGGCGCGGGCGTCGTCCTGCTCCTGTCGACGTTCGGCTACGGACGGCGAACGCCCCGGACCCGGTGACGGGGCCGGGGCGCTCGGTGCCCTCCGCTAGGACGAGGAACTCGTGCCGCGACGTGCGCGGAGCAGTTCCAATCGCTCTTCGAGGATGACCTCGAGTTCATCGCGCGTGCGTCGTTCGAGGAGCATGTCCCAGTGCGTGCGCTGGTGCTTCTCCTCGGGCGCCTCGTAGGGAACGAGGTCGCCCTCCTCGTCGAGCAGTCGCCCCTCGTCGCCGCTCTTCGGCGATTGCCAGGTCTCGGGGACCTCGGCCTCCGCCGCGAACGTGACGACGAAACGTTCGCCCGCCTCGGTCGCGTACACGCGCTGCTGTCGCTCGACGAGGACCACGCCCTCGTCGCTCTGGAGGCTCTGTGCACCGAGGCGCATGCCTCGGAGACTTCGATCAGCCATACCACTCCACCTCCCGGTTCAACGGGTATTCATATCGTGCCAACCCGTGAGCGGGCCGACCGCTTCCCGGATCCGGCCCCGTCGAGCGGCGTGTTCGCGGGGAGCGTGCGCATCATCGCCCCTGCACGACCGGAACCGCGAGGTCCGCCCGGTCGGTGACGATCCCGTCGATGCCGCGTGCCAGCAGTTCGCGCATCGTGTCGACGTCGTTGATCGTCCACACGTGCACCTCCCGCACGTGTCTGCGGAACGCGGCGAGCCGCTTCGGTGCGACGAGCGTGAGTCCCGCCTGACGGACCGGGATCTGCAGGGCCGCGACGCCGTCGAGCGCACGCGCGACGAGCCGGTCCCGCCCGAGTTCGATCCCGAGCAGTGCGGCCGCGATCCGTTCGCTCGACGCGCTCCGCGCGACACCGGGGAGGAGCCGGACGGCACGCGCGAGACGCGCCTCACCGAACGAGGCGAGGAGCACGCGAGATCGTGAACGCGTCCGCCGGATCGCCGCCACGACCGGCTCCACGACACCGCCCACCTTCAGATCGATGTTGAAGCGTGCCGTCGGGAAGGCGTCGAGCGCCTCCACCACCGTCGGGATCCCGTGCCCCTCGACCGAGCGGCGACGCAGATCGGCGAGCGTCAACTCGGCGACGGGCGTCGTGTCGCCGTCGAAGCGTTCGAGTGTGCGGTCGTGCCAGAGCACGGCGTGGCCGTCCCTCGTGACGTGCGCGTCGGTCTCGAGGTGCGTGGCACCGACCGCGAGTGCGGCGGCGAACGCCGCGAGCGTGTTCTCGGGAGCATCGAGCGCGAGTCCGCGGTGCGCGAGAACGCGCGGGGGAGCGGGTGCGAAGTACTGATCCACGCGGGAAGGGTAGCGGCTCCCGCCGGGTGGCCGCCCCGCTAGACTCGCGGCATGGCAGACACGACTCCGAACCCGCTCGCTCCCGGCTCGCTCGAGGGGGTGCGCGTGCTCGTGACGGGCTCGTCACGCGGTGTCGGCGCCGACACCGTCCGGTACTTCGCCGAGGCGGGCGCGAAGGTCGTCGTGAACTACCGCAACAAGGCCGCGCGTGCCGAGAAGCTCGTCGCGAAGATCCGCGAGGCGGGCGGCACGGCCATCGCGGTCGGTGCCGATCTGACCGATCCCGAGTCGCTCGCCGCGCTGTTCGACACGATCCGGGCCGAGTACGGCGGCCTCGACCTGCTCGTGCTCAACGCCTCGGGCGGCATGGAATCCGGCATGGGCGAGGACTACGCCCTCCGCCTCAACCGCGATGCGCAGGTCGCCGCGCTGCGCGGTGCGCTCGAACTCATGCCCGCGGGTGCGCGGGTCGTGTTCGTCACGAGCCACCAGGCCCACTTCATCGAGACCACGCCCACCATGCCCGAGTACGAGCCCGTCGCGCGCTCGAAGCGTGCGGGCGAGGACGCGCTCGTCGCACTCGTGCCGGAGCTCGACGAGCGCGGTATCGGCTTCGTCGTCGTCTCTGGCGACATGATCGAGGGCACCATCACCGCCACGCTGCTCGACCGGCTCAACCCGGGCGCGATCGAGGCTCGTCGCGAGGAGGCCGGGCGCCTCTACTCCGTCTCGGAGTTCGCGGCCGAGATCGCGAAGGCCGCGGTCGAGGACGTCCCCGCCGACCACCTCGTGCTGCTCGGGGACGTGTCGGGCTTCACGCCGCTCCCGAACTGAGCGCGAACGCCACGACGCCGCCCGGTTCGCCGGGCGGCGTCGTCGTGCACGCGCTCGCCGATCCATGACCGTGAGCGGCCCGGGATCGCGTCGCCTCACCCCACTCAGAACGCGGGATGCCGCTCCACGCGACGTTCGAGCAACGCGAGATTCTTCGTGTCGTCGAGGTAGTCCGACAGGTCACCGAACTGCTCTCGCCACCCGGCACGGCACTCGGCGACGAGCACCTCGGCATAGTCGCCGCGGGGAAAACCCGTCTCGACGACGCGGAGTTTCGCCTTGTGCTTCTGCTGCGAGACCCGGATCCGGACGGCCGTCGAGAAGTCGCCACGCTTCGTCGTCCAGTCGAAGCGCAGCTCCTCGGGGGCGCTCACCTCGGTGACCGTTCCGCGGGTGCGACGCGGCTTCTTCTTGCCCGGACGGACCGCCTCGGCCGACACGCGGGCACCGACCTTCGGCTCGAACTCGAGCTCCGGCCACCACTGTCGGCGGATGCGCTCGTCGACGAGCGCCTGCCAGATCCACTCCGCGGGCAGCGCGAAGCGCACGGTGATGTCGAGCGATGGGGGGAACACGGCCGTGGGCCGTTCGCGGGCTGGTGGCTACTTGCCGGAGCCGAGCTTCTTCTTCTGCGAGTGGCCGATCACCTGGAACGGGATCCAGAGTGCGAGCGAGTTGAGCAAGATGCCGGCGAAGAACACGAGCATGCGCAGGAGGTCCTGGTGCTCGGAGGTGTGGATCTGGAACGCGAGCCCATAGCACCACATGCCGACGGCGAAGATGATGATGCAGACAACGGCGATGAGGGCACTCACGCGACACGACTCCCCGGACTAGGCACATGCGGATTCTCCGCACACCCTCAGCCTAGTCGATCGTGACGCCTGCATCGGCGTTCGCCGACCCCTGCGTCGTGTTCTGCATGCCGTGGCGGCCGCTCGCGCGGGCGCACATGGGGCAGAATCGATCGGCGCGTCGATGCGGACGCGTCCTGCCCGCGGGCCGGCACCGTCCGATCGACTCCCGACCGCCGACGTCACCCTCGTTCCGCCACCGCGACCGATCACCCACCACCGTCCCGGACCCGCCACCGGAAGGACCCCCATGAGCACGACGCCGAACCGTGAAACCGAGGCCGCATCACCGCACCCCGCCGACACCCACGACCGCATCCGCGTCCGGGGTGCGCGCGAGAACAACCTCAAGAACGTCGACATCGACCTGCCGAAGCGTCGCCTGACCGTCTTCACGGGCGTCTCGGGCTCGGGGAAGAGCTCGCTCGTGTTCGGCACGATCGCCGCCGAGTCGCAGCGCATGATCAACGAGACCTACAGTACCTTCGTGCAGGGCTTCATGCCGACGCTCGCCCGGCCCGATGTCGACGTGCTCGACGGCCTCACGACCGCGATCATCGTCGACCAGGAGCGCATGGGCGCGAACGTCCGTTCGACGGTCGGCACCGCGACCGACGTCAACACGATGCTCCGCATCCTCTACAGCCGACTGGGGGAGCCGCACATCGGTGGCCCGCAGGCGTTCTCCTTCAACGTCGCGTCCGCGAGCGGTGTCGGTGGGCTCACGGTCGACCGCGGAACGAAGACCGAGACCGAGCGTCGCGAGTTCTCGATCGTCGGTGGCATGTGCCCGCGGTGCGAGGGCATGGGCACCGTGTCCGACTTCGACCTCGCGCAGCTCTTCGACGAGTCGAAGTCGCTCGCGGAGGACGCGATCACGGTGCCCGGCTACAACGGGGGCGGCTGGAACGTCCGCCTGTTCAGCGGCTCCGGCTTCCTCGACCCCGACAAGAAGATCCGCGACTACACGGACGAGGAACGACACGACTTCCTCTACCGGGAACCGGTGCGCGTCAAGGTCGAGGGCATCAACATGACGTACGAGGGCCTCATCCCGCGCATCCAGAAGTCGATGCTGAGCAAGGATCGCGAGTCGATGCAGCCGCACATCCGCGCGTTCGTCGAGCGGGCGATCACGTTCACCACGTGCCCGGACTGCGACGGAACGCGGTTGAGTGCGCTCGCAAGGGCGTCACTCATCGAGGGGCGCAGCATCGCGGACCTCTGTGCGATGCAGATCAGCGACCTCGCGACGTGGATCCGCGACCTGGACGACGCATCCGTCGGCCCGCTCCTCACGGCGCTCCGCGAGGTGCTCGACTCGTTCGTCGAGGTCGGTCTCGGCTATCTCTCGCTCTCGCGCCCCACGGGCACACTCTCGGGCGGCGAGTCGCAGCGGACGAAGATGATCCGGCACCTCGGCTCGGCGCTGACCGATGCGACGTACGTGTTCGACGAACCGACGATCGGCCTGCACCCGCACGACATCCGAACGATGAACGAGCTGCTGCTGCGCCTGCGTGACAAGGGGAACACGGTGCTCGTCGTCGAGCACAAGCCCGAGGCGATCGCGATCGCCGACCACGTCGTCGACATCGGCCCCGGTGCGGGCACGAACGGCGGCGAGATCTGCTTCGAGGGCACGGTCGAGGGGCTCCGGCACAGTGGAACGCTCACCGGCACGCACCTCGACGACCGCTCGAGCGTCAAGCCGTCGGTGCGCACACCGAACGGCGCGATCGAGATCCGGGGCGCGAACGCGAACAATCTGCAGGACGTCGACGTCGACATCCCGCTCGGCGTGCTCGTCGTCGTCACGGGTGTCGCGGGATCGGGGAAGAGCTCGCTCATCCACTCGTCGCTGCCCGCGAGCGAGGACGTCGTGTCGATCGACCAGACGGCCATCAAGGGATCGCGGCGCAGCAACCCGGCGACGTACACGGGCCTGCTCGAACCGATCCGCAAGGCGTTCGCGAAGGCCAACGGCGTGAAGCCGGCCCTGTTCAGCGCGAACTCGGAGGGTGCGTGCCCGAACTGCAAGGGCGCGGGCGTCGTGTACACGGACCTGGGCATCATGGCGGGGGTCTCGGCGCCGTGCGAACTGTGCGAGGGGCGGCGCTTCGACGCGGCCGTGCTCGAGTACCGTTTCGGGGGGCGCGACATCAGCCAGGTGCTCGCGATGTCGGTCGCCGAGGCGCTCGCGTTCTTCGGTGCGGGGGAGGGGCGCATCCCCGCGGCGCAGAAGATCCTGCAGCGCCTCGACGACGTGGGGCTCGGCTACCTCACGCTCGGTCAGCCGCTCACGACGCTCTCGGGCGGGGAACGTCAGCGACTCAAGCTCGCGACGCACATGGGGGAGTCGGGTGGGGTGTACGTGCTCGACGAGCCCACGACGGGCCTGCACCTCGCCGACGTCGAGCAATTGCTCGGCCTGCTCGACCGGCTCGTCGACGCGGGCAAGTCGGTCGTCGTCATCGAGCACCATCAGGCCGTCATGGCCCACGCCGACTGGATCATCGATCTCGGTCCGGGTGCCGGCACCGACGGCGGCCACGTCGTGTTCGA is drawn from Pseudoclavibacter chungangensis and contains these coding sequences:
- a CDS encoding DEAD/DEAH box helicase, which produces MTVSPADRFAAARARSGHMQLTRFREELSFDLDPFQIAACERLEAGSSVLVAAPTGAGKTVVAEFAVYLAMREPNAKIFYTTPIKALSNQKFQELVRHYGASEVGLLTGDTNVNPRARIVVMTTEVLRNMLYASSDLLDDLAFVVMDEVHYLADRFRGAVWEEVIIHLPTEVRLVSLSATVSNAEEFGDWLQAVRGDTEVVVSEERPTPLNQHVLVGSRLYELFATNGDERTDKVNPELLRATQAKGRGAPGRSRGNSWKDRRFAPERLSRAGIVDLLHEDDMLPAISFIFSRAGCDSAVEQVLRSGISLTTAEEREEIRWIVEERCRTLLDEDLAILGYWGWLDGLERGVAAHHAGLLPAFKEVVEELFQRKLVKIVFATETLALGINMPARTVVLERLEKFNGEARVPITPGEYTQLTGRAGRRGIDTEGHAVVQWREGMSPQAIASLASRRTYPLNSSFRPTYNMTVNLLERFGRDRARDVLESSFAQFQADRAVVDLARRAKQQRESLAGYAEAMECHVGDFVEYSRIRRELTDLERKRVPADEPRMHEARERRTARLDELRTQMRHHPCHACPEREQHARWAERYWRLKHDTDAIVRQIEARTGAVAALFDRLTELLLERGYVKRDEDGNLVVGANGRMLARIYGERDLLVAECLRRRVWSKLDAASLAAMAAALVFEPRRDVDEPLEHQLPRGPFREALARTTEIHEDLDALEERHRVPRSPDLALGLAPAMYHWARGRRLEDVLDRAGLAAGDFVRWSKMVLDLLDQIEQVTTGALSETARHAGDLVRRGIVAHSSVGS
- the lnt gene encoding apolipoprotein N-acyltransferase; this translates as MRRDPLRLPPLQALLAGVSGGIILSFAFPDRGWWPCAFLGVAFVLLALRGRSGPGALVVGFATGLAFYLPLISWASLFLGPVPYSALSVVESLFWAAGSLLITLAYRRLPGTVAGSGPVVAVAVAGLWTLREAIASTWPYGGFAWGRVAQSQSASPFAELVSWLGLSGLSFVIVLVVALLLEALAGAVAPPAVVPPRVVPADAVPSPVAARRAGASDRAVRALAAAAALAVLAAIPVFPTTQTGTFRVAAVQGDTPEAGYFAPGERGDVVRAHLETTSTIPSDAKVQAILWPEGSADVSPVYDRGVAFALTRLAERYGAPVVANTVTVVRGETEDDDRYYNTQFVWTADGEMADEASKQHPIPFGEYIPDRDFWYPLAPDLIGLVQRGYTPGDGPAVLDVDGTRIGSFICFDIVDDRVIRDAVEAGAGVLFTPTNNADFGDTPELAQQLAFARLRAMETGRAIVQVSTVGDSAVYAPDGTELAALERFEAGVMIVDLPVMSGITPAVAAGRAIEFLLAGAGVVLLLSTFGYGRRTPRTR
- a CDS encoding RNA polymerase-binding protein RbpA, yielding MADRSLRGMRLGAQSLQSDEGVVLVERQQRVYATEAGERFVVTFAAEAEVPETWQSPKSGDEGRLLDEEGDLVPYEAPEEKHQRTHWDMLLERRTRDELEVILEERLELLRARRGTSSSS
- a CDS encoding glycerophosphodiester phosphodiesterase family protein, yielding MDQYFAPAPPRVLAHRGLALDAPENTLAAFAAALAVGATHLETDAHVTRDGHAVLWHDRTLERFDGDTTPVAELTLADLRRRSVEGHGIPTVVEALDAFPTARFNIDLKVGGVVEPVVAAIRRTRSRSRVLLASFGEARLARAVRLLPGVARSASSERIAAALLGIELGRDRLVARALDGVAALQIPVRQAGLTLVAPKRLAAFRRHVREVHVWTINDVDTMRELLARGIDGIVTDRADLAVPVVQGR
- a CDS encoding SDR family oxidoreductase; this encodes MADTTPNPLAPGSLEGVRVLVTGSSRGVGADTVRYFAEAGAKVVVNYRNKAARAEKLVAKIREAGGTAIAVGADLTDPESLAALFDTIRAEYGGLDLLVLNASGGMESGMGEDYALRLNRDAQVAALRGALELMPAGARVVFVTSHQAHFIETTPTMPEYEPVARSKRAGEDALVALVPELDERGIGFVVVSGDMIEGTITATLLDRLNPGAIEARREEAGRLYSVSEFAAEIAKAAVEDVPADHLVLLGDVSGFTPLPN
- a CDS encoding SRPBCC family protein; the protein is MFPPSLDITVRFALPAEWIWQALVDERIRRQWWPELEFEPKVGARVSAEAVRPGKKKPRRTRGTVTEVSAPEELRFDWTTKRGDFSTAVRIRVSQQKHKAKLRVVETGFPRGDYAEVLVAECRAGWREQFGDLSDYLDDTKNLALLERRVERHPAF
- a CDS encoding ATP-binding cassette domain-containing protein, whose protein sequence is MSTTPNRETEAASPHPADTHDRIRVRGARENNLKNVDIDLPKRRLTVFTGVSGSGKSSLVFGTIAAESQRMINETYSTFVQGFMPTLARPDVDVLDGLTTAIIVDQERMGANVRSTVGTATDVNTMLRILYSRLGEPHIGGPQAFSFNVASASGVGGLTVDRGTKTETERREFSIVGGMCPRCEGMGTVSDFDLAQLFDESKSLAEDAITVPGYNGGGWNVRLFSGSGFLDPDKKIRDYTDEERHDFLYREPVRVKVEGINMTYEGLIPRIQKSMLSKDRESMQPHIRAFVERAITFTTCPDCDGTRLSALARASLIEGRSIADLCAMQISDLATWIRDLDDASVGPLLTALREVLDSFVEVGLGYLSLSRPTGTLSGGESQRTKMIRHLGSALTDATYVFDEPTIGLHPHDIRTMNELLLRLRDKGNTVLVVEHKPEAIAIADHVVDIGPGAGTNGGEICFEGTVEGLRHSGTLTGTHLDDRSSVKPSVRTPNGAIEIRGANANNLQDVDVDIPLGVLVVVTGVAGSGKSSLIHSSLPASEDVVSIDQTAIKGSRRSNPATYTGLLEPIRKAFAKANGVKPALFSANSEGACPNCKGAGVVYTDLGIMAGVSAPCELCEGRRFDAAVLEYRFGGRDISQVLAMSVAEALAFFGAGEGRIPAAQKILQRLDDVGLGYLTLGQPLTTLSGGERQRLKLATHMGESGGVYVLDEPTTGLHLADVEQLLGLLDRLVDAGKSVVVIEHHQAVMAHADWIIDLGPGAGTDGGHVVFEGTPEALVADASTLTGRHLADYVHP